From Stenotrophomonas maltophilia, a single genomic window includes:
- a CDS encoding DNA-binding protein produces the protein MARAGLYKSDVQKARDALLAQGKKPSVDAVRVALGNTGSKTTIHRYLRELEGEEGGGPARTVAVSDALQDLVARLASRLQEEAEAILTQERERHQAELHSRQQALSGAQEEAAALSSRLQRTEASLHQEQAAHALLQQNLGDRIAEIAQLNERIAGMTVRLADHEAHTRSLEDKHAHAREALEHYRTSTKEQREQELRRHEHQVQELQVALRQANEALGAKNQELLVLNRDNGQWLERHGRIERELAQLRQAHEGQHSEVVALRQTATDYLALQERWKTDAKTLDTMRNELAQVQDTLARERERRESAEADALRANARLEALEPLLNQLTPAQNAVKKTRRGHAQDGGAD, from the coding sequence ATGGCGCGCGCAGGACTCTATAAGAGTGACGTCCAGAAGGCGCGCGACGCGCTGCTGGCCCAAGGCAAGAAGCCGTCAGTCGACGCGGTGCGAGTGGCCTTGGGCAACACGGGCTCCAAGACCACGATCCACCGCTACTTGCGTGAACTGGAAGGAGAGGAAGGCGGCGGTCCGGCGAGGACGGTAGCCGTTAGTGATGCTTTGCAGGACTTGGTTGCGCGCTTGGCCTCGCGGCTCCAGGAGGAAGCAGAGGCCATCCTCACCCAGGAGCGTGAGCGCCATCAGGCTGAGCTCCACAGTCGGCAACAGGCGCTTTCCGGTGCCCAAGAGGAGGCTGCCGCCTTGAGCAGTCGGCTGCAGCGCACCGAAGCAAGCCTGCACCAAGAGCAAGCTGCTCACGCCCTCCTTCAACAGAATCTAGGTGACAGGATCGCGGAAATCGCCCAGTTGAACGAGCGCATCGCTGGCATGACGGTGCGGCTGGCTGATCATGAGGCGCATACGCGTTCTCTGGAGGACAAGCATGCCCATGCCCGGGAAGCGCTTGAGCACTACCGCACTTCAACCAAAGAGCAGCGTGAGCAAGAGCTTCGCCGTCACGAGCATCAGGTCCAAGAGCTGCAAGTAGCCTTACGTCAGGCCAATGAAGCCTTGGGCGCGAAGAATCAGGAGCTGTTGGTGCTGAACCGCGACAATGGTCAATGGCTGGAGCGCCACGGGCGGATTGAGCGTGAGCTTGCCCAGCTACGACAGGCCCACGAAGGCCAACACAGCGAGGTCGTGGCGTTGCGCCAGACCGCGACGGACTATTTGGCACTGCAGGAGCGCTGGAAGACTGACGCCAAGACCTTGGATACCATGCGCAACGAGCTAGCTCAAGTTCAAGACACCCTTGCGCGGGAGCGTGAGCGCCGCGAGAGCGCTGAAGCCGATGCGTTGCGTGCCAATGCACGTCTTGAAGCGCTAGAGCCTCTACTGAATCAACTGACGCCAGCACAAAATGCGGTGAAGAAAACTCGGCGCGGCCATGCGCAAGATGGGGGAGCCGACTGA
- a CDS encoding helix-turn-helix domain-containing protein — protein MGSPWGARVTLSVDSTPTFARRLKQARLHTGLSQKELGIRAGLDPHVASPRINQYERGKHEPMLEIAERLAQALGIPAAFLYTDDDLLAKLLLRWGSLSKQQKRELVKLIEATPEK, from the coding sequence ATGGGGTCTCCATGGGGTGCGCGCGTGACTTTGTCCGTCGACTCAACACCGACCTTCGCTCGACGCCTCAAACAAGCCCGCCTGCACACGGGTTTGTCGCAGAAGGAGTTGGGCATCCGGGCCGGTCTGGATCCTCACGTGGCCAGCCCCCGAATCAACCAGTACGAGCGTGGCAAGCACGAGCCCATGCTGGAGATTGCTGAGCGGTTGGCCCAAGCGTTGGGGATCCCCGCCGCCTTCCTTTACACCGACGATGATCTGCTGGCCAAGTTGCTCCTGCGCTGGGGCTCGCTAAGCAAGCAGCAGAAGCGCGAGTTGGTGAAGCTGATCGAGGCCACGCCCGAGAAGTAA
- the copL gene encoding transcriptional regulator CopL produces MSPVSASSLLLRLFLIAMLVLNGAWSAFASVSMNPVMEEQASEVAAAVQVDEDCFAHHSAEHHPDATSIEKAGTGHGDHAGPDCCKSSACRCACVHACASALPARLHVSVQLALGLDVMPLPLGHAAPALPHLIRPPIG; encoded by the coding sequence ATGTCGCCCGTGTCAGCCTCCTCACTTCTACTGCGACTGTTCCTGATCGCCATGCTCGTGCTTAACGGCGCGTGGTCGGCGTTTGCGTCCGTCAGTATGAACCCGGTCATGGAAGAGCAGGCCAGCGAAGTGGCTGCCGCGGTGCAAGTCGACGAAGACTGCTTCGCCCATCACAGTGCTGAGCATCATCCCGATGCCACATCGATTGAAAAGGCTGGCACTGGGCATGGCGACCATGCCGGTCCCGACTGTTGCAAGTCTTCTGCGTGCCGGTGCGCCTGCGTACACGCTTGCGCGAGCGCACTTCCTGCGCGCCTGCATGTTTCGGTGCAACTGGCCTTGGGCCTGGATGTCATGCCGCTGCCCCTAGGGCATGCGGCACCTGCCTTGCCTCATCTGATCCGACCACCGATCGGCTAA
- a CDS encoding copper resistance system multicopper oxidase — protein MSHDDFRGPRGGPLLPSRRRFVQGLALGGAVAGLGFWPKASWALKGPGQPNVLSGTEFDLTIGETPMNFTGKTRTAITVNGSVPAPLLRWREGTTVNLRVSNALPANSIHGADTSIHWHGIILPANMDGVPGLSFDGIGRGETYHYRFTLHQGGTYWYHSHSGFQEQAGLYGPIVIDPLEPEPFSFDRDYVVMLSDWTDLDPTALFDRLKKMPGHDNYYKRTVGDFARDVKRNGLSATLEDRKMWGVMRMTPTDLSDVNANTYTYLMNGTTSLGNWTGLFRSGEKVRLRFINGSAMTYFDVRIPGLKMTVVAADGLYVHPVSVDEFRIAVAETFDVIVEPSGQDAFTIFAQDSGRTGYISGTLAVREGLRAPVPSVDPRPLLTMADMGMDHGSMDMSGGSKGMEGGCGAAMGMPGMTPPVSGNATSAHAGHAMPAAGDGAMAGMQHGGMQSHPASETNNPLLDNQAMSVSSRLDDPGNGLRDNGRHVLTYSMLKSTFEDPDGRDPGREIELHLTGHMEKFSWGFNGQKFSDVEPLRLNYGERMRIVLVNDTMMTHPIHLHGMWSDVEDDNGNFMVRKHTVDMPPGSRRTYRVRADALGSWAFHCHLLYHMEAGMMRTVRVDE, from the coding sequence ATGTCGCATGATGATTTTCGTGGTCCACGCGGTGGACCGCTGCTGCCTTCGCGGCGGCGATTTGTCCAAGGCTTGGCCTTGGGAGGCGCAGTCGCAGGATTAGGTTTCTGGCCCAAAGCCAGTTGGGCGCTCAAGGGGCCGGGACAACCCAACGTACTATCGGGCACTGAGTTTGACCTGACCATTGGCGAGACGCCGATGAACTTCACCGGCAAGACCCGCACCGCGATCACGGTCAACGGGTCCGTTCCGGCGCCGTTGCTGCGGTGGCGGGAAGGCACCACGGTCAACTTGCGCGTCTCTAATGCATTGCCCGCTAACTCCATCCATGGCGCGGACACCTCCATCCATTGGCACGGCATCATTTTGCCGGCCAACATGGACGGCGTGCCGGGTCTGAGCTTTGACGGTATCGGACGTGGTGAGACCTACCACTACCGGTTCACCCTGCATCAGGGCGGAACCTACTGGTACCACAGCCACTCAGGGTTCCAGGAACAAGCCGGGCTCTATGGCCCGATCGTCATCGACCCATTGGAGCCGGAGCCCTTCAGTTTCGATCGCGACTACGTCGTGATGCTGAGCGATTGGACAGACCTGGACCCGACGGCCCTGTTCGATCGTTTGAAGAAGATGCCGGGCCATGACAATTACTACAAGCGCACGGTCGGCGATTTTGCGCGCGATGTGAAGCGCAACGGCCTGTCGGCCACGTTGGAAGATCGCAAGATGTGGGGCGTGATGCGGATGACGCCCACGGACCTGTCCGACGTCAACGCCAACACCTACACCTACCTGATGAACGGCACGACCTCACTGGGCAACTGGACCGGTTTGTTCCGCAGTGGCGAGAAGGTGCGCCTGCGTTTCATCAATGGCTCTGCCATGACGTACTTCGATGTGCGTATTCCGGGGCTGAAGATGACCGTGGTGGCGGCAGATGGCTTGTATGTCCATCCGGTTTCCGTCGACGAGTTCCGCATCGCGGTAGCAGAAACCTTCGATGTGATCGTGGAGCCCTCCGGGCAGGACGCATTCACCATCTTTGCCCAAGACTCCGGTCGCACCGGCTACATCAGCGGCACGCTCGCTGTGCGCGAAGGATTACGCGCGCCCGTTCCGTCTGTGGATCCCCGGCCGCTGCTGACGATGGCAGACATGGGCATGGATCATGGGTCGATGGATATGTCTGGCGGCAGCAAGGGCATGGAAGGCGGCTGTGGTGCGGCCATGGGCATGCCTGGCATGACCCCACCTGTCAGCGGTAACGCGACCTCGGCCCATGCAGGCCATGCGATGCCCGCCGCCGGCGATGGTGCCATGGCAGGCATGCAGCACGGGGGCATGCAATCACACCCTGCTAGCGAGACCAACAATCCCCTGTTGGACAACCAAGCCATGAGCGTGAGTTCGCGCTTGGATGATCCGGGCAATGGCCTGCGCGATAACGGCCGTCATGTGCTGACGTATTCCATGCTCAAGAGCACCTTTGAAGACCCTGACGGACGCGACCCCGGTCGCGAGATCGAGCTGCATCTGACCGGACACATGGAGAAATTCTCCTGGGGCTTCAACGGTCAGAAGTTTTCCGATGTCGAGCCGCTGCGGCTGAACTACGGCGAGCGTATGCGCATCGTATTGGTTAACGACACGATGATGACCCATCCCATCCATTTGCACGGCATGTGGAGTGACGTGGAGGACGACAACGGCAACTTCATGGTGCGCAAGCACACGGTGGATATGCCGCCAGGTAGCCGACGCACGTATCGCGTGCGTGCCGATGCGTTGGGCAGCTGGGCGTTCCATTGCCACCTGCTTTATCACATGGAAGCCGGAATGATGCGCACGGTGAGGGTCGACGAATGA
- a CDS encoding copper resistance protein B, with the protein MNINRRDTTLTALTAISLALANAASAQSMQHGSMQMEQGAQTQTQDHSAHQAPTSKPAPAQKPATPAKTSEATIDHAAMGHAEPQANAAEPAMQGMDHSQMGHGSPASTPAAPTAQAQSMQGMDHSQMAQPAAADTSGTATPAMQGMDHSQMGHDSPAPATPEAGMQSMEGMDHSQMGHGPAAPTQPRTPIPAVTDADRKAAIAPEHAHPVHDNSIKSYVLLNRLETWDVDPGTGLGWEGQGWIGTDLNRVWLRSEGERTDGQTESADLEVLYGRSISTWWDVVAGVRHDFKPGASQNFAAIGVQGLAPMKFEVSATAYLGEGGQTAANVEAEYELLLTNRLILQPLVEVTAYGKNDPLRGIGSGLSAAEAGLRLRYEFTRKFAPYIGVVYERAFGNTADMRREHGESFEDTRVVIGLRTWF; encoded by the coding sequence ATGAACATCAATAGACGCGATACCACCCTGACTGCGCTGACGGCTATCTCGCTGGCCCTGGCCAATGCGGCCAGCGCCCAATCTATGCAGCACGGCTCCATGCAGATGGAGCAGGGCGCGCAGACCCAGACTCAGGATCACTCTGCACATCAGGCACCGACATCAAAACCTGCGCCAGCCCAAAAGCCTGCAACACCGGCCAAGACGAGCGAAGCGACGATCGATCATGCGGCGATGGGCCACGCCGAGCCGCAGGCTAACGCAGCCGAGCCTGCCATGCAGGGCATGGACCATTCGCAGATGGGGCACGGCTCGCCCGCGAGCACACCTGCGGCGCCCACAGCGCAGGCGCAGTCGATGCAGGGCATGGATCACAGTCAGATGGCACAGCCCGCTGCAGCCGACACCTCCGGCACGGCCACGCCTGCGATGCAGGGGATGGACCATTCGCAGATGGGCCATGATTCGCCCGCGCCCGCTACACCAGAAGCGGGAATGCAATCGATGGAGGGCATGGACCACAGTCAGATGGGACACGGGCCTGCAGCGCCAACGCAGCCGCGCACCCCGATTCCCGCGGTGACGGACGCGGATCGCAAGGCGGCCATCGCGCCGGAACACGCGCATCCGGTGCATGACAACTCGATCAAGAGCTACGTGCTGCTCAATCGCCTGGAAACCTGGGATGTCGATCCGGGCACCGGGCTGGGCTGGGAGGGCCAGGGCTGGATCGGTACGGACCTCAATCGCGTCTGGCTCCGCAGTGAAGGCGAACGCACGGATGGTCAGACCGAGTCGGCTGATCTGGAAGTGCTTTACGGCCGCAGTATCTCCACGTGGTGGGATGTGGTGGCCGGTGTGCGTCATGACTTCAAGCCTGGGGCATCGCAGAACTTCGCCGCTATCGGTGTACAGGGCTTGGCGCCGATGAAGTTCGAAGTGTCCGCCACAGCCTATCTCGGCGAAGGGGGCCAGACTGCCGCCAATGTCGAGGCCGAGTACGAATTGCTGCTAACCAACCGGCTGATCTTGCAGCCGCTGGTGGAAGTCACCGCCTATGGCAAGAACGATCCATTGCGCGGGATAGGTTCGGGTCTGAGTGCCGCTGAGGCGGGGCTACGACTTCGCTATGAGTTCACCCGAAAGTTCGCTCCCTACATCGGCGTGGTGTACGAGCGCGCGTTTGGCAATACCGCAGACATGCGACGCGAGCATGGCGAGTCCTTTGAAGACACGCGCGTGGTCATCGGCCTTCGTACCTGGTTCTAA
- a CDS encoding c-type cytochrome encodes MKSNKKMWVWLGAGVALVAVVATATVSLGVYNVAADDPHSRPVYALLETARERSIEVRAAKLQLPTNLDDPERIRQGAGNYNAMCVTCHLSPDAAATEMSKGLYPAPPNLSKQPVAPAEAFWVIKHGIKASGMPAWGGSMDDEFIWNMSAFLQKLPTLDATAYKELVDSSEGHSHGGGETQGHHDDEKAEDHPALFEPGNNSMPHAHPPGVDDDHHGPTPSDTEVGLVSHGHPDGKVESHPAPHTPVADDGHAHTH; translated from the coding sequence ATGAAATCCAACAAAAAGATGTGGGTATGGCTCGGTGCCGGCGTGGCATTGGTTGCGGTGGTCGCAACCGCCACGGTCTCTCTGGGCGTGTACAACGTGGCCGCCGACGATCCGCATAGTCGCCCGGTGTATGCGCTACTTGAAACGGCGCGCGAGCGTTCCATTGAGGTGCGCGCCGCCAAGCTTCAGCTACCCACGAACCTTGATGATCCTGAGCGTATCCGCCAGGGTGCGGGCAACTACAACGCCATGTGCGTGACCTGCCATCTTTCACCAGACGCGGCGGCCACCGAGATGAGCAAGGGCCTGTACCCCGCGCCACCGAACCTAAGCAAACAGCCGGTCGCTCCAGCTGAGGCGTTCTGGGTGATCAAGCACGGCATCAAGGCCAGCGGCATGCCCGCTTGGGGCGGCAGCATGGACGATGAGTTCATATGGAACATGTCGGCCTTCCTGCAGAAGTTGCCCACGCTGGACGCGACTGCGTACAAGGAACTTGTCGACAGCAGCGAGGGCCATTCGCATGGCGGCGGCGAGACGCAAGGCCACCATGACGACGAAAAGGCCGAGGATCACCCTGCCTTATTCGAGCCGGGCAACAACTCCATGCCGCATGCGCACCCGCCGGGCGTGGACGACGATCACCACGGCCCGACACCCAGCGACACGGAAGTCGGGTTGGTGAGCCACGGCCATCCCGACGGCAAGGTGGAGTCGCACCCTGCACCACACACGCCCGTGGCCGATGACGGCCATGCGCACACCCATTGA
- a CDS encoding nuclear transport factor 2 family protein, protein MNATAISFTLALALAVVSPAMAQATQPHAHHPAAAASADVDVPVTAEAAVAVAERFNRALSSGDLATVEALLAADVLILESGGAERSREEYMGHHAVSDAAFLKSAHRQLLRQRARAAGEFAWVGTESELHAQKDGQPLTVQSDETMVLKETADGWRIVHIHWSSRTKR, encoded by the coding sequence ATGAACGCAACAGCAATCTCGTTCACCCTCGCACTGGCACTGGCCGTCGTGTCCCCCGCAATGGCGCAGGCGACACAGCCGCACGCACATCACCCCGCTGCCGCGGCATCTGCGGACGTCGACGTCCCAGTCACTGCAGAGGCCGCGGTCGCCGTAGCGGAGCGTTTCAACAGGGCCCTGTCTAGCGGCGATCTGGCCACGGTCGAAGCCCTGCTCGCTGCCGACGTTCTCATCCTCGAGTCCGGGGGCGCCGAACGCAGCCGCGAGGAATACATGGGCCATCACGCAGTCAGCGATGCGGCGTTCCTCAAGAGCGCCCATCGCCAGCTGCTCCGTCAGCGCGCACGAGCCGCTGGCGAGTTCGCGTGGGTCGGAACCGAAAGCGAGTTGCATGCCCAGAAGGACGGCCAGCCACTGACCGTCCAGAGCGACGAGACGATGGTGCTGAAGGAGACCGCGGACGGCTGGCGGATCGTCCACATCCACTGGTCCTCGCGGACCAAGCGCTGA
- a CDS encoding DUF411 domain-containing protein — translation MTTLTLHRLTFVVLAVAGLGACTQDASSAQPTTSPSAQVVVQSADATPAALPRMTVHKTPTCGCCGVWIDHVQKAGFTVDVHDMDDLGLVKERLGVPYAKGSCHTAEIGGYVIEGHVPAADIKRLLEEKPNARGLVLPGMPLGSPGMEVPEGRQQPFTVELIHRDGTTEPFAQH, via the coding sequence ATGACTACGCTCACATTGCACCGTCTGACTTTTGTGGTCCTTGCCGTGGCTGGTCTGGGTGCTTGCACCCAGGATGCTTCATCCGCGCAACCCACAACCTCGCCCTCCGCACAGGTTGTCGTCCAATCAGCCGACGCGACTCCAGCAGCCCTGCCACGCATGACCGTCCACAAGACCCCGACCTGCGGGTGCTGCGGTGTCTGGATCGACCACGTGCAGAAGGCGGGATTCACCGTGGATGTGCACGACATGGATGACCTGGGTCTGGTCAAGGAGCGGTTGGGTGTCCCCTATGCAAAGGGCTCCTGCCACACGGCCGAGATCGGCGGATACGTCATCGAAGGCCACGTTCCGGCCGCGGACATCAAGCGTCTCCTCGAAGAAAAGCCGAACGCACGCGGCCTGGTCCTCCCAGGGATGCCGCTTGGTTCTCCGGGCATGGAGGTCCCGGAGGGACGCCAGCAGCCGTTCACGGTCGAGCTGATCCATCGCGACGGAACCACTGAACCGTTCGCACAGCACTGA
- a CDS encoding four-helix bundle copper-binding protein → MTHHSAAHRPQAMNECIDNCTQCHAICLETINYCLTKGGVHAAPEHIALLATCADTCATSADAMLRGASVHDVVCGACAEICRQCADACDAMNDPEMTRCAEVCRRCAESCSAMAA, encoded by the coding sequence ATGACTCACCATTCCGCAGCACACCGGCCCCAGGCCATGAACGAGTGCATCGACAACTGCACGCAATGCCATGCGATCTGCCTGGAGACCATCAACTACTGCCTGACCAAAGGAGGTGTTCACGCGGCCCCGGAGCACATCGCCCTGTTGGCGACGTGTGCCGATACCTGCGCAACCAGTGCCGACGCGATGCTGCGCGGTGCCAGCGTTCACGACGTGGTTTGCGGTGCCTGCGCGGAGATCTGCCGCCAGTGCGCCGATGCATGCGACGCCATGAACGACCCTGAGATGACGCGCTGCGCCGAAGTTTGTCGCCGCTGCGCGGAAAGCTGCAGCGCCATGGCAGCGTAA
- the copC gene encoding copper homeostasis periplasmic binding protein CopC → MKSSNVIRSFALVLAIAAGQFSLQVAHAHAALQQSTPAANAVVASPGQIDLVFNETLIPRASRLKLLMKHGSSTMPIENFTTEIVNNGKTLRAKLPGPLAPGVYTVEYRAVGGDNHPMPGSFSFTVR, encoded by the coding sequence ATGAAGTCGTCCAACGTCATTCGCTCCTTCGCGCTCGTCCTCGCAATCGCGGCCGGGCAGTTTTCGCTGCAGGTCGCGCACGCCCACGCCGCGCTGCAGCAGTCCACACCGGCGGCAAATGCGGTGGTGGCCTCGCCAGGCCAGATCGATCTCGTGTTCAACGAGACATTGATTCCGCGGGCGTCGCGTCTCAAGTTGCTCATGAAGCACGGCAGTTCCACCATGCCGATCGAGAATTTCACGACCGAGATCGTCAACAACGGCAAGACCCTGCGTGCCAAGTTGCCTGGACCGCTGGCTCCGGGCGTCTATACCGTGGAATACCGCGCCGTCGGTGGTGACAACCACCCCATGCCGGGCAGCTTCAGCTTCACGGTGCGCTGA
- the copD gene encoding copper homeostasis membrane protein CopD — MFDLSAYALRFLEYLVIMVLFGVPLFGWYGSRRSALADALAGWSLMGVLLAGAVAGLVLTGLDVVFKTAGIMGMPLAEVDRASLGWYLLETSAGRAAMARGALLVALMFVLGWHRRRGKVETAFPLGAMLAGGALASLAWNGHAAAGEGLAGAVRLAAGIVHLLAAGGWIAAVLMFLAMLLRGKETNGSGRLRSTHDFLHGFSTLGTIFVGALIVSGIAHYGDLTAWSFSALFQSTYGKLLLFKLALFAGMLGLGALHRWTLVPRLERALTSGDPAQEVRALRQSVTAEAALAILILIVVSVLGTLSPE, encoded by the coding sequence ATGTTCGACCTGTCGGCTTATGCACTGAGATTCTTGGAATACCTTGTCATCATGGTTCTTTTCGGGGTTCCACTCTTCGGTTGGTACGGGTCGCGTCGATCGGCACTCGCCGACGCCTTGGCCGGGTGGTCACTCATGGGCGTTCTATTGGCGGGTGCCGTAGCCGGTCTCGTGCTCACCGGGCTCGATGTCGTCTTCAAGACCGCGGGCATCATGGGAATGCCGCTTGCCGAGGTTGATCGCGCATCGCTTGGCTGGTATCTGCTCGAGACGTCCGCGGGCCGGGCAGCCATGGCGAGAGGCGCGCTGCTGGTCGCCCTGATGTTCGTGCTCGGATGGCATCGTCGCCGCGGGAAGGTGGAGACCGCCTTCCCGCTGGGGGCGATGCTGGCGGGCGGCGCACTCGCTTCGCTGGCATGGAACGGCCACGCCGCCGCTGGCGAGGGCTTGGCAGGCGCGGTCCGGCTTGCTGCAGGCATCGTCCATCTTCTCGCGGCAGGCGGCTGGATCGCAGCGGTCCTGATGTTCCTTGCCATGCTGCTGCGCGGCAAAGAGACGAACGGCAGCGGGCGTCTGCGATCAACGCATGACTTTCTGCATGGTTTTTCGACGCTGGGAACGATCTTCGTTGGTGCGCTCATCGTGTCCGGCATCGCGCACTACGGGGATCTCACCGCGTGGTCGTTTTCGGCCCTGTTCCAGAGCACCTACGGGAAGTTGCTGCTTTTCAAACTGGCCCTGTTCGCTGGAATGCTGGGTTTGGGAGCGCTGCACCGATGGACGCTGGTGCCGCGCTTGGAACGAGCGCTGACCAGCGGAGATCCCGCGCAGGAGGTGCGGGCTTTGCGGCAGAGTGTTACGGCTGAGGCCGCGCTGGCCATCTTGATCCTGATTGTTGTTTCAGTGCTCGGGACGCTCAGCCCCGAATAG
- a CDS encoding copper-transporting P-type ATPase → MHPQIRQPGPGTCPICGMALEPEMPSLEEDDNPELRDFTRRFWWTLPLTLIVLVLAMLGHRLPGLSTQARTWIELVLSAPVVLWAGWPFFERCLQSIGNRSPNMWTLIGIGVAAAFGYSVVATVAPDLFPDSFREHGRVGVYFEAAAVIVSLTLLGQLLELRARSKTSAAIKSLLGLAPKTARRVKPDGGEEDVALDHVHVGDLLRVRPGEKVPVDGEVIEGRASVDESMLTGEPIPVEKAVGDHVIGATLNGTGALVIRADKVGSGTVLAQIVQLVAQAQRSRAPMQRMADKVAYWFVLAVLATAVLTFFGWGLFGPEPSWTFAVLNAVSVLIIACPCALGLATPMSIMVATGRAAQVGVLFRDAQAIEQLRLIDTLIVDKTGTLTEGRPAFRDTLSNAGFDADQILCLAGSLEQGSEHPLAEAIVAEAQRRGLNLVAAQDFDSLTGQGVRGRVSDQDVVLGNQSLMASVGADVAPLQSSAERLRKEGASVMFLAVNGRLAGAIAVADPIKATTLPALNLLRADGLHVVMASGDAQATAEAVGRTLGIEDVRGGVKPQDKADLVQQLKAQGRRVAMAGDGINDAPALAAADVGIAMGTGTDVAMSSAQLTLVKGDLRRIVQARAISSLTVANMKQNLGFAFVYNAIGVPIAAGLLYPSFGLLLSPMMAALAMSLSSVSVVTNALRLSGSTVVATPHPDRADEPARGHSCH, encoded by the coding sequence ATGCATCCGCAGATTCGTCAGCCAGGTCCCGGCACCTGTCCGATCTGCGGCATGGCGCTGGAGCCGGAGATGCCCTCGCTGGAGGAGGACGACAATCCAGAGTTACGCGATTTCACCCGAAGGTTCTGGTGGACGTTGCCTTTGACGTTGATCGTCCTGGTCTTGGCCATGCTGGGACACCGTCTGCCCGGCTTGTCCACGCAGGCGCGTACCTGGATTGAGCTCGTGCTGAGCGCCCCGGTGGTGCTCTGGGCGGGGTGGCCTTTCTTTGAGCGCTGCCTACAGTCCATCGGCAATCGCAGCCCCAACATGTGGACGCTGATCGGCATCGGCGTGGCCGCCGCGTTTGGCTACAGCGTGGTGGCCACCGTGGCACCGGACCTGTTTCCGGACTCTTTCCGCGAGCATGGACGGGTAGGGGTCTACTTCGAGGCGGCAGCGGTCATCGTCTCGCTCACCCTGCTCGGACAGCTGCTGGAACTGCGGGCGCGTTCCAAAACCTCGGCGGCCATCAAGTCCCTGCTGGGATTGGCGCCCAAGACGGCTCGCCGCGTCAAACCCGATGGGGGCGAAGAGGACGTTGCGCTGGATCACGTGCACGTGGGTGATCTGCTTCGAGTACGACCGGGCGAGAAGGTGCCGGTCGATGGGGAAGTCATCGAAGGCCGCGCCAGTGTCGATGAGTCGATGCTGACCGGTGAACCCATTCCGGTGGAGAAGGCTGTCGGTGATCACGTTATAGGCGCCACGCTCAACGGGACGGGCGCCTTAGTCATCCGGGCGGACAAAGTCGGATCCGGGACGGTACTGGCGCAGATTGTGCAGTTGGTAGCCCAAGCCCAGCGCTCCCGCGCGCCGATGCAGCGTATGGCGGACAAGGTGGCGTACTGGTTTGTCCTGGCCGTGCTGGCCACGGCGGTGCTCACGTTCTTCGGATGGGGTCTGTTTGGACCCGAACCGTCCTGGACCTTTGCCGTCCTCAATGCCGTATCGGTTCTGATCATTGCTTGCCCGTGTGCCTTGGGTTTGGCTACCCCCATGTCGATCATGGTCGCCACTGGCCGCGCTGCGCAGGTCGGGGTCCTGTTCCGCGATGCTCAGGCGATCGAGCAGCTACGTCTGATCGACACGTTGATCGTGGACAAGACCGGTACGTTGACCGAGGGGCGTCCAGCCTTTCGCGACACGCTCTCCAACGCCGGCTTCGACGCCGATCAGATCCTTTGTTTGGCCGGCAGCTTGGAGCAGGGCAGTGAGCACCCCTTGGCCGAGGCCATCGTGGCTGAAGCCCAGCGACGTGGCTTGAACCTGGTGGCCGCCCAAGATTTTGATTCGCTCACCGGCCAAGGCGTCCGCGGGCGCGTGTCCGATCAGGATGTCGTGCTCGGCAACCAAAGCCTGATGGCGTCGGTTGGCGCCGATGTAGCACCTTTGCAAAGCAGCGCCGAGCGTCTTCGGAAAGAAGGCGCTAGCGTGATGTTCCTGGCGGTCAATGGTCGGTTGGCCGGCGCCATTGCGGTGGCTGATCCCATCAAAGCCACGACCTTGCCTGCCTTGAACCTGCTACGTGCCGATGGCCTGCACGTGGTGATGGCCTCCGGTGACGCACAGGCGACGGCCGAGGCCGTGGGGCGCACGCTGGGCATCGAGGATGTGCGTGGTGGCGTCAAGCCGCAGGACAAGGCCGACCTGGTCCAGCAACTCAAAGCCCAGGGTCGTCGCGTGGCCATGGCTGGCGATGGCATCAACGATGCGCCGGCCCTGGCGGCAGCCGATGTGGGCATCGCGATGGGGACGGGCACGGATGTGGCCATGTCCAGCGCCCAGCTCACCCTGGTCAAGGGTGATTTGAGGCGCATCGTGCAAGCCCGTGCCATCTCGTCTTTGACGGTGGCCAATATGAAGCAGAACCTGGGCTTCGCCTTCGTCTACAACGCCATCGGCGTGCCTATCGCCGCCGGCTTGCTGTATCCCAGCTTCGGCCTTTTGCTCAGTCCGATGATGGCGGCCCTGGCCATGAGCCTGAGCTCGGTTTCGGTGGTCACCAATGCCCTGCGTTTGTCCGGCTCCACCGTTGTTGCCACCCCCCACCCTGACCGCGCCGATGAGCCTGCGCGCGGCCATTCCTGTCACTGA